In Populus trichocarpa isolate Nisqually-1 chromosome 12, P.trichocarpa_v4.1, whole genome shotgun sequence, a genomic segment contains:
- the LOC7483469 gene encoding uncharacterized protein LOC7483469 — translation MGSSEERVVAVIMVGGPTKGTRFRPLSLDIPKPLFPLAGQPMVHHPISACKKIPNLTQIYLVGFYEEREFALYVSSISNELKVSVRYLREDKPHGSAGGLFNFRDLIMEDNPSHIFLLNCDVCCSFPLPEMLEAHRAYGGMGTILVIKVSAESASQFGELVADPDTNELLHYTEKPETFVSDRINCGVYVFTPEIFTAIQGVSSQRKDRANLRRVSSFEALQFSTRSLPTDYVRLDQDILSPLAGKKQLYTYETMDFWEQIKTPGMSLKCSGLYLAQFQFTSPHLLAGGDGSKSATIEGDVYIHPSAKVHPTAKIGPNVSISANARIGPGARLIRCIILDNVEVMENAVVIYSIVGWNSSIGRWSRVQAEGDYNAKLGVTILGEGVTVEDEVVVINSIVLPYKTLDVSVQDEIIL, via the exons ATGGGAAGCTCTGAGGAGAGGGTTGTTGCTGTCATCATGGTCGGTGGACCTACTAAAg GCACTAGATTCAGGCCATTGTCATTGGATATTCCAAAGCCTCTTTTTCCTCTAGCAGGACAACCAATGGTTCACCATCCAATCTCTGCTTGTAAAAAg ATTCCAAACTTGACGCAGATCTATCTTGTTGGTTTCTACGAGGAAAGAGAGTTTGCTTTGTATGTTTCCTCAATCTCGAATGAGCTGAAAGTGTCTGTTAG ATATTTGCGGGAAGATAAGCCACATGGTTCTGCTGGCGGGCTTTTTAACTTCAGAGATCTAATCATGGAAGACAACCCG TCCCATATCTTTCTGCTGAATTGTGATGTTTGCTGCAGTTTTCCACTCCCAGAAATGCTTG AGGCCCACAGAGCATATGGTGGGATGGGAACTATCCTAGTAATCAAG GTCTCAGCTGAGTCAGCCAGCCAGTTTGGGGAATTGGTAGCTGATCCTGACACCAATGAGTTGTTGCATTACACAGAGAAGCCTGAAACTTTT GTAAGTGACCGGATAAATTGTGGTGTTTATGTTTTTACACCAGAAATATTCACAGCCATCCAGGGTGTTTCTTCTCAACGGAAAGACAGAG CTAATCTGAGACGTGTTTCTAGCTTCGAAGCCCTCCAATTTTCTACAAG GAGTCTTCCGACAGATTATGTAAGATTGGATCAGGATATCCTGTCACCCCTTGCTGGAAAAAAGCAGCTATATACGTATGAAACCATGGACTTCTGGGAACAAATTAAAACACCTGG AATGTCTCTAAAGTGTTCTGGTTTATATCTTGCCCAATTCCAATTCACCTCACCCCATCTTTTGGCTGGTGGTGATGGCTCAAAGAGTGCTACTATTGAAGGTGATGTTTATATACATCCATCAGCAAAAGTACATCCAACTGCTAAG ATTGGTCCCAATGTCTCTATATCTGCCAATGCTCGCATAGGACCAGGTGCAAGACTCATAAGGTGTATCATCCTAGATAATGTTGAAGTCATG GAAAATGCAGTCGTCATTTATTCAATTGTTGGGTGGAACTCTTCCATTGGGAGATGGTCCCGTGTCCAG GCTGAAGGTGATTACAATGCCAAGCTTGGGGTTACAATCCTTG GCGAAGGTGTTACTGTTGAGGATGAAGTAGTGGTGATTAACAGCATTGTCCTCCCATACAAGACACTCGATGTTAGTGTTCAGGacgaaattattttatag